A region of Cheilinus undulatus linkage group 10, ASM1832078v1, whole genome shotgun sequence DNA encodes the following proteins:
- the LOC121516147 gene encoding uncharacterized protein C4orf45 homolog, translated as MTTSGCVTTIMTPQREQTAGLKFSPRGTRYRDADSLQSQAGYTCVHTAKPQGEKMMRNEKAAAGEPQCGQRMIFTGPDGIGDYRPRSNYFPQYIGVGNSSPEATGDLSYLCRAAPNAAPPVPRQGYVGEVGWGWQYNQLLNSGTLHSNMQIKKTEFREALEDKVTQRFQS; from the exons ATGACAACCAGTGGTTGTGTGACAACCATCATGACCCCACAGAGAGAGCAGACTGCTGGGCTCAAGTTTTCACCCAGAGGCACCCGTTACAGAGATGCAGACAGTCTGCAAAGCCAGGCTGGATACACTTGTGTTCACACGGCCAAGCCACAGGGAGAAAAGATGATGAGAAATGAAAAAGCAGCTGCAGGAGAGCCACAGTGTGGACAGAGGATGATTTTCACAG GTCCAGATGGAATCGGAGACTACAGGCCAAGATCGAATTATTTTCCCCAGTACATCGGTGTGGGCAACTCATCACCTGAGGCTACGGGTGACCTCAGTTACCTGTGTCGGGCTGCACCAAACGCCGCCCCTCCTGTGCCAAGGCAGGGATATGTGGGGGAAGTGGGCTGGGGCTGGCAGTACAACCAGCTGTTGAACAGTGGGACACTGCACAGCAATATGCAAATTAAG aaaactgAATTCCGGGAAGCGCTGGAGGACAAAGTGACTCAAAGGTTTCAGAGCTAA